From Juglans regia cultivar Chandler chromosome 6, Walnut 2.0, whole genome shotgun sequence, the proteins below share one genomic window:
- the LOC108998755 gene encoding F-box/kelch-repeat protein At3g06240-like: protein MLWNPATRESKRLPFVPRPPDFVPLPLDICFTSYKFGFGIDLNTNDFKVVKITCFYSPPHYQVEVYNLTTDSWRVIDASLNSAYFIKRSNFPSYLNGFCYWLIFRQRCDREHNLLLSFDMSNEIFREIMLPDDVGSPADIAIINDSVAVIFPTYSNSSRNDVGISMEYEIWVMNESIVECSWTKLFTIAVPSRPLQFRDDGLIVLNGGHCVSDKCLVLFDPRTGELKNLPIYDEGSETFVLVSYRESLVLVNGWRNVLEQQYT, encoded by the coding sequence ATGCTTTGGAATCCTGCAACCAGAGAATCTAAGAGGCTTCCGTTTGTCCCTCGCCCACCTGATTTTGTCCCTCTCCCTCTTGATATTTGCTTCACGAGTTACAAGTTTGGCTTTGGTATTGATCTCAACACAAATGACTTCAAGGTGGTTAAAATCACGTGCTTCTATTCACCGCCGCATTACCAAGTTGAAGTATACAACCTTACTACTGATTCTTGGAGAGTGATTGATGCATCCCTCAACTCagcctattttattaaaagatctAATTTTCCTTCATACTTAAATGGATTCTGTTATTGGTTGATTTTTCGTCAGCGTTGCGACAGGGAGCATAATTTATTGCTTTCCTTTGATATGAGCAATGAGATTTTCCGGGAAATAATGTTGCCTGATGATGTAGGATCTCCTGCTGACATTGCCATTATCAATGACTCTGTAGCTGTGATTTTTCCTACATATAGTAATAGTAGTAGGAATGACGTTGGAATATCAATGGAGTATGAAATATGGGTGATGAACGAGTCTATTGTGGAATGTTCTTGGACTAAACTATTTACGATTGCAGTACCCAGCCGTCCTTTACAATTTCGGGACGATGGTTTGATTGTGCTTAACGGCGGCCATTGTGTTTCAGATAAATGTTTGGTATTGTTTGATCCAAGAACAGGAGAACTAAAGAATCTTCCAATATATGACGAAGGCTCGGAAACGTTTGTTCTGGTGAGTTACAGAGAGAGCCTAGTTTTAGTTAATGGATGGAGGAATGTGCTTGAGCAACAATACACTTGA
- the LOC108998753 gene encoding intracellular ribonuclease LX-like — protein sequence MTGHITSSVKFTATVLGVGFLRSLIFIIQVLASSNVAEEFSYYKLALQWPNSVCNVGVPCSKKPDEIKTDYQRFLIHGLWPFWPNNSALAPCLGNELTSSQVKGIKDSLKKYWPNLLRPDDFSFWKYEWATHGRCLGLEPSVYFNDAIELRTRYNDYIGLNDKGCRPIPNPYKRITIYNALYEALGKKHGQLKCNMRNGGYQSKLGWSC from the exons ATGACTGGCCACATAACCTCATCTGTGAAATTTACAGCTACAGTTTTGGGAG ttgggtTTCTACGttctttaattttcatcattcaaGTCTTAGCTTCTAGCAATGTTGCAGAGGAATTCTCATATTACAAGTTGGCACTCCAATGGCCAAATTCTGTATGCAATGTTGGTGTTCCTTGTTCAAAGAAACCCGATGAGATTAAAACGGACTATCAAAGATTTTTAATACACGGACTGTGGCCTTTCTGGCCAAATAATTCTGCGCTAGCTCCTTGTCTGGGAAATGAATTGACAAGTAGCCAG GTGAAAGGTATAAAAGATTCGCTAAAAAAGTATTGGCCAAACCTTCTTCGCCCAGATGACTTTAGCTTCTGGAAGTACGAGTGGGCGACACATGGTAGATGCCTTGGTCTAGAGCCATCCGTGTACTTCAACGATGCAATTGAACTTAGAACACGCTATAACGATTATATTGGTTTAAATGACAAAG GATGTCGACCGATCCCCAATCCATACAAGCGGATAACTATCTATAATGCGTTGTATGAAGCACTTGGCAAAAAACATGGACAATTGAAATGCAACATGAGAAATGGTGGTTATCAAAGCAAACTGGGATGGAGCTGTTGA